A window from Podospora bellae-mahoneyi strain CBS 112042 chromosome 1 map unlocalized CBS112042p_1, whole genome shotgun sequence encodes these proteins:
- a CDS encoding uncharacterized protein (EggNog:ENOG503NY8H; CAZy:AA5; COG:S), producing the protein MSGLIKIASLAVVLFLFLALTFQFQFNTSVYVLVQQRQEHANARNIGRWEQSIRLPIVPVAIAVLPRTGKVLAWTADKPNVFSNATTHTLSVIYDPSTHQVNNQNVTITHHNMFCPGLSLDTSGRVVVTGGSTSDATSIYDEVQGRWLSGPPLTVGRGYHSQATLSDGRVFTIGGSWSGPLGGKNGEILDPNKQTWTALPNTLAEPLLTSDFLGPFAGDNHAWLFAWRDDSVFQAGPSRAMNWYGVSSSGACQPAGSRGKDSDSMNGNAVMYDALAGKILAVGGARHYNDAAATNATHIVTLPSDPFTMPHVRELKGMKYPRAYANSVLLPTGEVLITGGATYAKQWADVNATLVPELFHPDTLTFTPLAKMPIPRTYHSVAVLLPDATVLTGGGGLCWEKCLGPEEEINHLDFQRFTPPYLLSGDPRPKILEISDTEVDLGGVFELLVGGEVAEVAMVRYSSATHAINTDQRRVSLVPTVLGKQKGRALHRVEIPKDGGVVVPGYWMVFAISSGKGGMKVPSVAETILIRAK; encoded by the coding sequence ATGTCAGGCCTAATCAAAATTGCCTCACTGGCAGTTGTGCTATTCCTGTTCCTAGCCCTTACTTTTCAGTTCCAGTTCAACACAAGCGTCTACGTCCTAGTACAGCAAAGACAAGAGCACGCAAACGCTAGAAACATTGGCCGGTGGGAACAGAGCATACGCCTTCCCATCGTCCCTGTAGCTATTGCGGTGCTGCCAAGAACAGGCAAAGTCCTCGCCTGGACTGCCGACAAGCCAAATGTCTTCTCTAACGCGACGACACATACTCTCTCCGTCATCTACGACCCATCAACGCACCAGGTCAACAATCAGAATGTCACCATCACACACCACAACATGTTCTGTCCCGGCCTCTCGCTCGACACCTCCGGACGGGTAGTTGTTACAGGTGGCAGCACTTCGGATGCAACCAGCATCTACGACGAAGTCCAAGGGAGATGGCTTTCCGGCCCACCCTTGACTGTTGGTCGAGGGTATCACTCTCAAGCGACCCTCTCCGACGGACGCGTCTTTACCATCGGCGGTTCCTGGAGCGGTCCTCTGGGGGGCAAGAACGGGGAGATCCTCGACCCCAACAAGCAGACCTGGACAGCCCTTCCAAACACCCTCGCGGAGCCACTCCTCACAAGCGACTTCCTCGGCCCCTTCGCAGGCGACAACCACGCCTGGCTCTTTGCCTGGAGGGACGACTCCGTTTTCCAAGCCGGGCCTTCCAGAGCCATGAACTGGTACGGGGTTTCCTCCTCAGGAGCCTGCCAGCCCGCAGGTTCCCGAGGAAAAGACAGCGACTCGATGAACGGAAACGCGGTGATGTACGACGCCCTAGCGGGGAAGATCTTGGCTGTGGGGGGTGCGCGGCATTATAACGACGCCGCCGCGACTAACGCTACCCACAtcgtcaccctcccctccgacCCCTTCACCATGCCGCACGTCCGGGAGCTCAAGGGGATGAAATATCCCCGAGCATACGCCAACAGCGTTCTACTCCCAACCGGCGAGGTTCTCATCACCGGCGGAGCAACATACGCGAAGCAATGGGCGGACGTCAACGCGACGCTCGTGCCGGAGTTGTTCCACCCTGACACGCTGACCTTCACACCGCTGGCCAAGATGCCCATCCCAAGAACATATCACAGTGTTGCTGTGCTATTGCCTGATGCAACCGTGTTgaccgggggagggggcttgtGCTGGGAGAAGTGCTTGGGGCCGGAAGAGGAGATAAACCACTTGGATTTCCAGAGGTTCACACCACCTTATCTGCTGAGTGGAGATCCGCGACCGAAGATCCTGGAGATTTCCGACACCGAGGTGGATCTGGGAGGAGTGTTTGAATTGCTGGTAGGCGGGGAGGTGGCAGAGGTGGCGATGGTGAGGTACAGCAGTGCGACACATGCGATCAATACTGACCAGAGGAGGGTGAGTCTTGTTCCAACGGTGTTGGGGAAGCAGAAAGGGAGAGCGCTGCACAGAGTTGAAATTCCCAAAGacggaggggtggtggtgccaggATATTGGATGGTCTTTGCCATCTCAtcagggaaaggggggatgaAGGTGCCATCAGTAGCAGAGACAATTTTGATCCGGGCAAAGTGA
- a CDS encoding uncharacterized protein (EggNog:ENOG503NZMU; CAZy:PL35; COG:S), with translation MSWQSSPRARVPGAVVVAAALALSTITLTFYLRLSLATATLQTPSSPLPTAASTGNEEATIQILGRHLEPTHPRLFANRSKWASLPDQIPGDEYLSKWNRTIFRQADEMLSLPPPDYKKDGTSGILDIARTVQLRIKHWAYAYRLTNDPKWKDRIWKEIVHTAGNSTGASFGTQGDSWNTDHWLDVGEFLVAFGIAYDWLYDAWTAEEREGIRWSVVDLGLRKGLESFERKEWFLGVTGNWNCVTAGGMIVGALAVLGEDTSGVARSLLGRAVENAERHCGKSVDESGTWAETPDYWHFGTQAHAQLSSGLLTSLGSTFGMLDSHPKFRETGMFHIHTIGMTEKFNYGDCGPSKITATANSLFFYGREYGIPEYGLFQRDRPDAADPLSMLWYESSLKGEWHDHLPLDKAFSDPSGAWVSLRSSWTDSNGVFVAMKGGKMTGHATHGNLDAGDFVLDALGERWAIELCQDSYDAPGYFSSEDQDSVRWDYYRCGTAGQNTIVHNNSNQVVDAEPTVKFESTLVTQKTKGKTDAGGFWIADLTQAYDGMSIKRGVRLLPERSKVLIQDEITDALETSQWRMHTKAHITYSNSGRIAHLRLNGKALDVLLLSPRAAVFHTTKPVRSPKLHPLSGGREDLPNPGVSVLAVDLPPGSLTVSVIFCPISEPGVQCSFTSPVPLSEWSLL, from the exons ATGTCTTGGCAATCCTCTCCGCGCGCACGAGTACCGGGGGCAGTCGTTGTGGCAGCGGCGCTGGCGCTGTCGACCATCACCCTGACGTTTTATTTGCGGTTGTCGCTGGCGACGGCAACCTTGCAgacaccatcatcgccactgcccaccgccgccagcacAGGCAACGAAGAGGCCACCATCCAGATTCTCGGCCGCCATCTTGaacccacccatccccgccTCTTCGCCAACAGGTCGAAGTGGGCCTCCCTACCGGACCAAATACCAGGTGATGAATACCTTTCAAAGTGGAACAGAACCATCTTCCGCCAAGCCGACGAGATGCTCTCTTTACCTCCCCCAGACTACAAAAAGGACGGAACGAGCGGGATCCTGGACATCGCGAGGACTGTCCAGCTCAGGATCAAGCACTGGGCTTACGCCTACCGGTTGACCAACGACCCCAAGTGGAAAGATCGCATTTGGAAAGAAATCGTCCACACAGCCGGGAACTCTACCGGTGCTTCGTTTGGGACGCAAGGCGACAGCTGGAACACGGATCATTGGCTGGATGTAGGCGAGTTTCTGGTCGCGTTTGGGATTGCGTATGACTGGCTTTACGACGCGTGGACAgccgaggagagagaggggataAGATGGAGTGTTGTTGATTTGGGCCTGagaaaggggttggagagttTTGAGAGGAAGGAGTGGTTTCTGGGGGTGACGGGGAACTGGAACTGTGTTACTGCGGGCGGGATGATTGTGGGGGCgttggcggtgttgggggaggacaCCAGTGGTGTGGCGAGAAGCttgctggggagggcggtggaaaACGCAGAGCGGCACTGTGGCAAGAGTGTGGACGAGAGCGGGACGTGGGCTGAGACGCCGGATTATTGGCATTTTGGGACGCAGGCGCATGCGCAGCTTTCGTCGGGGTTGTTAACATCGCTGGGGAGTACCTTTGGGATGTTGGACAGCCATCCCAAGTTCCGGGAGACGGGCATGTTTCATATTCATACTATCGGGATGACGGAGAAGTTCAATTATGGGGATTGCGGTCCGTCCAAGATTACTGCTACGGCGAATTCGCTATTCTTTTATGGGAGGGAGTACGGCATTCCTGAGTACGGGTTGTTTCAGAGGGACAGGCCTGATGCGGCTGATCCGTTGTCAATGCTCTGGTATGAATCTTCCCTCAAGGGGGAATGGCACGATCATCTGCCTCTGGACAAGGCTTTCTCTGACCCCAGTGGCGCTTGGGTATCACTAAGATCTTCCTGGACGGATTCTAATGGTGTCTTTGTCGCCATGAAAGGAGGAAAGATGACCGGACACGCCACAC ATGGCAACCTTGATGCCGGTGATTTCGTTCTGGACGCCTTGGGAGAACGATGGGCGATAGAGCTATGCCAAGACAGCTACGATGCTCCTGGCTACTTTTCGAGTGAAGATCAGGACAGTGTCCGATGGGACTACTACCGCTGCGGTACAGCTGGTCAAAACACGATTGTCCACAACAACTCAAACCAGGTTGTTGACGCTGAGCCAACAGTGAAGTTTGAGAGCACTCTGGTCACTCAGAAGACCAAGGGCAAGACCGACGCTGGCGGTTTTTGGATTGCGGATCTAACCCAGGCATATGACGGGATGAGCATCAAGCGTGGAGTTCGATTGCTCCCAGAGCGGAGTAAGGTGTTGATACAAGACGAGATAACTGACGCGTTGGAAACAAGTCAGTGGCGAATGCATACCAAAGCGCATATCACATACAGTAACAGTGGGAGGATAGCCC ATCTACGCCTGAATGGAAAGGCTCTTGATGTGCTACTCCTGTCACCCCGAGCTGCAGTCTTTCATACTACCAAGCCAGTTCGGTCACCCAAGCTGCATCCTCTCTCAGGTGGCCGAGAAGATCTCCCGAACCCCGGGGTCAGTGTTCTGGCTGTTGATCTTCCGCCAGGCAGTTTGACGGTGTCTGTTATTTTCTGCCCTATTTCGGAGCCTGGGGTGCAATGTTCTTTTACGTCACCAGTGCCCTTGTCCGAGTGGAGTTTGCTTTAA
- a CDS encoding uncharacterized protein (CAZy:GH2; EggNog:ENOG503NUSQ; COG:G) — MPILLYAHLCLVFLALAVTAGPQDAYTIFTTVLVTATQTIGDSNATPAPSAHAAAPYQLLRPHLDTPWTDKVGTSPWPQYPRPQLRREPWRSLNGIWTYQSAQGAGDVKSPPRLPLRQEVLIPSCIESGISGIMTEGMTHMWFGTTFTIPLEWRGGKRVLLNFEAVDYEATVFINGVQLAFHRGGYFRFSLDVTEKINFDGPNELQVFVFDPTDDQSIPQGKQTKRLSHIFYTPCSGIWQTVWLESASNNHIKSLDLTANMNGDVTFTVHSSQNQSTPVSIEVSTKSGEVVGRFDAESDRQFVFNVPGPQLWSPETPTLYNVTVKMGDDLIESYTGFRTISTGVVNGIKRPLLNGKFVYLFGPLDQGYWPDGLHLPPTLEAMVYDLELVKSLGMNLVRKHIKIEPDLFYEACDRLGLLVMQDMPSMRVHTNARPTDAEQAEFERQLEIMIKEHRNYPSIVTWVIYNEGWGQITDRYPEFHITDRIRQLDPTRLINSVTGWHDHGAGDYHDNHHYADPQCGTPFYSLPNTPYDSNRIGFQGEYGGLGHRPLDKHLWPVQAAVRTINETYEMHADEASYNYRAHVLFDLLRQQVERFACSGAVYTQTSDVEGEVNGLVTYDRRVVRVDVTQWKADIQALYDAAAARA; from the exons ATGCCTATCTTACTTTACGCCCACCTCTGTTTGGTCTTCTTGGCACTCGCTGTCACCGCCGGGCCGCAGGATGCCTACACCATCTTTACGACAGTTTTGGTGACAGCGACGCAAACGATTGGAGACTCTAACGCGACGCCTGCCCCTTCAGCCCATGCAGCGGCTCCGTACCAGCTCCTACGCCCTCACCTTGACACACCATGGACTGACAAGGTGGGCACAAGCCCCTGGCCGCAGTATCCACGTCCTCAACTCCGTCGCGAGCCATGGCGGTCGCTGAACGGAATATGGACCTACCAGTcagctcaaggagctggggATGTCAAGAGTCCGCCTCGACTGCCCCTTCGCCAAGAGGTTTTGATCCCCTCTTGCATCGAAAGTGGCATCTCCGGGATCATGACCGAGGGCATGACGCACATGTGGTTTGGCACGACCTTTACGATCCCTCTCGAGTGGAGAGGTGGGAAACGTGTGTTGTTGAACTTCGAAGCAGTGGACTACGAAGCAACGGTGTTTATCAACGGCGTCCAGCTCGCGTTTCATCGTGGTGGATATTTTCGGTTCAGCTTGGATGTCACTGAGAAGATCAACTTTGACGGACCAAACGAGCTGCAA GTGTTTGTCTTCGATCCAACAGACGATCAAAGCATCCCCCAGGGGAAGCAGACCAAACGTCTCTCGCACATTTTCTACACGCCCTGCAGCGGTATTTGGCAGACAGTATGGCTTGAGAGCGCTTCCAACAATCATATCAAGTCATTGGATCTGACGGCCAACATGAACGGCGACG TAACTTTCACCGTACATAGTTCCCAGAACCAATCCACCCCGGTTAGCATTGAGGTATCCACGAAATCAGGGGAAGTGGTAGGGCGATTCGATGCAGAGTCAGACCGGCAGTTTGTGTTCAATGTCCCTGGCCCACAACTCTGGTCCCCTGAAACACCTACTCTCTACAATGTCACGGTCAAAATGGGTGATGACTTGATTGAGAGTTACACGGGATTCCGGACCATCTCCACAGGAGTCGTCAATGGAATCAAAAGGCCTCTTCTGAATGGGAAGTTCGTTTACCTTTTCGGGCCTCTTGATCAGGGATATTGGCCAGATGGCCTTCATCTGCCACCGACTCTCGAAGCAATGGTGTACGATCTGGAGCTTGTCAAAAGTCTTGGCATGAACTTGGTTCGCAAACAT ATCAAAATTGAGCCGGACCTCTTTTACGAGGCATGTGATCGGCTCGGTCTGCTGGTCATGCAAGACATGCCTTCCATGAGGGTCCACACCAATGCTCGACCAACTGATGCCGAACAAGCCGAGTTTGAACGTCAGCTCGAAATCATGATCAAGGAACACAGAAACTACCCAAGCATTGTCACCTGGGTCATCTACAACGAAGGCTGGGGCCAAATTACGGATCGCTATCCAGAGTTTCATATCACGGACCGCATTCGACAGCTTGATCCAACACGGCTGATTAATTCCGTAACAGGGTGGCATGATCACGGAGCTGGGGATTATCAT GATAATCACCATTATGCCGATCCCCAGTGCGGTACACCATTCTACTCGCTACCAAACACACCATACGACTCCAACCGGATTGGATTCCAAGGAGAGTATGGAGGACTCGGCCACCGACCGTTGGATAAACA TCTCTGGCCGGTGCAAGCGGCCGTTAGGACGATCAATGAAACGTACGAGATGCATGCCGATGAGGCATCTTACAACTACCGTGCACATGTGTTGTTCGACTTGCTACGACAGCAGGTTGAGCGCTTTGCATGCAGTGGTGCTGTGTACACTCAAACGTCGGacgtggaaggggaggtcaATGGGCTTGTGACCTACGACCGTCGCGTGGTGCGTGTGGATGTAACGCAATGGAAAGCCGACATACAGGCGCTGTACGACGCTGCGGCAGCTCGGGCTTGA
- a CDS encoding uncharacterized protein (CAZy:GT2_Glyco_tranf_2; COG:M; CAZy:GT2_Glycos_transf; EggNog:ENOG503NZ6Q) yields MVVTEIGNDEEYDQIQSNFRPVRRFLTRFVFLTAIIPCLLLLWASKIQGEILWALGQDGSLGGVKLYLAWFAFAIEGLWSADAIAASLVKAASLFARYRPRLRLLGDNVPCVDIIIPVCNEKLDIIQDTVRATLNIDYPAHRFRVIVSDDGRNQKLEAWVLQLAADTSNLYYTARVKYGPAGYKAGNLNHAITVSDTLPGGRAELVAGLDADMIPEKRWLRACVAHLIRDPKMGVVCPAQLFYNVPENDPLNQQSSINWLCMDIIRDHAGLGWNLGSGWVVRREAVDDIGGFPTDCLVEDIYSSMLQMAEGWRSAYLAESLQYGLVPETYAAHVKQFARWQYIGGAQMFVNFKGYLSSKLTKRMTLAAKLVGFSSGINVHAKAQLATVFMLLTPFVFLTGTHLIYWRDEAEMKLLLRLYCAIVLTRYLHDCHIGVMAGYRVAVMETGMMRYMSHYYTVAWFKTFFLGKPDGFTPTGSIANSLQERNPARRAPFRERLRHILFDCGAWVQLSVVLAFASCASLQTFRVLGPHWMSGNWVFNRDMWVELLKTVAWPSHLWFPTMLGCLTPLRYALRPPSVPERDRLLGKREENGARYPTEEAKHVRWSLFEVDFVVLYTLFMGYVAAVFVGSWWL; encoded by the exons ATGGTGGTTACTGAAATCGGTAATGACGAAGAATACGACCAAATCCAGTCCAACTTCCGGCCTGTGCGTCGGTTCTTGACCCGGTTCGTGTTTTTGACTGCCATCATCCCTTGCCTTCTGCTTTTATGGGCTTCCAAGATCCAGGGAGAGATCCTGTGGGCTCTTGGACAGGACGGAAGCTTGGGTGGAGTCAAGCTCTATCTCGCTTGGTTTGCTTTTGCCATTGAGGGCCTCTGGTCAG CCGACGCAATCGCTGCCTCTTTGGTCAAAGCAGCATCCTTGTTTGCTCGGTATCGGCCCAGACTTCGGTTACTGGGTGATAATGTGCCGTGCGtggacatcatcatcccagtCTGCAACGAGAAGCTCGACATCATCCAAGATACCGTTCGCGCTACACTCAACATCGACTACCCTGCTCATCGGTTCCGAGTCATCGTGTCTGATGATGGCCGGAACCAAAAGCTGGAGGCTTGGGTTTTGCAGCTGGCCGCCGACACGTCCAACTTGTATTACACCGCGCGTGTCAAGTATGGGCCGGCAGGGTACAAAGCTGGCAACCTCAATCATGCGATTACTGTGTCTGACACCCTTCCTGGTGGGCGGGCTGAGCTTGTAGCTGGGTTGGATGCTGATATGATTCCTGAAAAGAGGTGGCTGAGGGCGTGTGTTGCACATCTGATCAGGGATCCCAAGATGGGAGTTGTTTGTCCTGCCCAATTGTTCTACAATGTGCCGGAAAATGACCCGCTGAATCAGCAGAGCTCTATCAACTGGCTTTGTATGGACATCATCAGGGACCATGCCGGACTCGGCTG GAATCTCGGATCTGGCTGGGTCGTCCGAAGAGAGGCGGTGGACGATATCGGTGGGTTTCCTACAGACTGCCTTGTCGAGGATATCTACAGCTCCATGCTGCAGATGGCAGAGGGGTGGCGTTCTGCCTATCTGGCCGAGTCGCTTCAGTATGGTCTGGTTCCCGAAACATATGCTGCTCATGTGAAGCAATTTGCTCGATGG CAGTACATCGGTGGAGCTCAGATGTTTGTCAACTTCAAGGGATATCTCTCCAGCAAACTGACCAAGCGGATGACCCTTGCTGCCAAGTTGGTCGGCTTCTCCAGCGGTATTAACGTCCACGCCAAGGCTCAGCTAGCCACGGTATTCATGTTGTTGACGCCCTTTGTGTTCTTGACTGGTACACACCTGATTTATTGGCGAGACGAGGCGGAAATGAAGCTATTGCTTCGACTTTACTGTGCCATTGTCCTGACACGCTATCTTCATGACTGCCACATCGGTGTGATGGCTGGGTACCGGGTTGCAGTCATGGAGACGGGTATGATGAGATACATGTCTCATT ATTACACTGTTGCGTGGTTCAAGACGTTTTTCCTGGGTAAGCCTGATGGATTCACCCCAACGGGGAGCATTGCCAACAGCCTCCAAGAGCGGAACCCTGCACGCCGTGCTCCTTTCCGCGAGCGGCTGCGCCATATCCTTTTCGACTGTGGTGCCTGGGTTCAACTGAGCGTCGTGCTGGCATTTGCCTCATGTGCCTCCCTCCAGACATTCCGAGTACTCGGACCACATTGGATGTCTGGCAACTGGGTTTTCAATAGAGACATGTGGGTTGAGCTGCTCAAGACAGTAGCGTGGCCATCGCATCTTTGGTTTCCGACAATGTTGGGATGCTTGACGCCGCTGAGGTACGCTCTCCGGCCACCTAGCGTACCTGAGCGGGACAGACTTCTCGGAAAGCGGGAGGAAAACGGTGCGCGTTACCCAACGGAGGAGGCAAAGCATGTCAGGTGGTCTTTGTTCGAGGTGGACTTTGTGGTGCTGTACACCCTGTTCATGGGTTATGTTGCGGCTGTTTTTGTCGGGAGTTGGTGGCTGTGA